Part of the Calliopsis andreniformis isolate RMS-2024a chromosome 12, iyCalAndr_principal, whole genome shotgun sequence genome, AGGCATCAGTACGGCCAACTACTTTAGAAACTAGGGTTACTCCCTTGTCTCTGTCACTAAGACTTCTCGACTAAATAGCTCATAAATAAAATACACATCTGCAAAATTGCAAGTTAACTTGCATCATTGACACCAAATTTGGTTACGGCTAATGAACTTGGAATCATTGATATACTTAATGATAAATAAAAAGTATGCAAAGTTTCTTAATTATATCTAAACAAGTTTTTATACGGTATAGTAAAACATAATGTACAGCAATATTTCGAAACGCAGACATAGAACAATATTAATGGTAATTTATAGGAATTTGGTAACATTTCTGTTCCAGAAACCAACTTCTTTTTTTCCTGACTGACAATAAGATCGATTTTCGTGATCGACAACTGGTTGTCAAAAACAATAAAGCCAGCGTTCAAAATACATCAGacattattataaattaatacaatttaaaataaataacataAAAATGTTTAACACAGAAAAACTTATTTTAAATGAAAGTCTTGAAACTCAAAAGAGTGTAAATAGATGAAGTATCGCTCTAACCAGTTCTCTAAGCAAAAGGAATAGCAATAGGTTTCTGCCTATACATATTCGAGTTATTACTGTACTTAAAACGTAAGATATTCAGAAATTAAAAGTTAGCCTATGAAAAATTTAATAGGATTTATTATATGTAATAGCACCACAGTAGTCAAAAAGACAAAGAGCAGAAAATTATgacaaaattattatatttgACTCATTTTCTTAATACACTGGCTTTGAAAAACATTTATTACGTATTTTCAACATTAAACTAAATAACTTCTTGCCTGAAAGTATTTTAAATCATTAAAAGAGGATTACAACACTACATTAACCTTTGTGCACTGTTCGGGTCAATttgatttaaaatttaatttaatctttAATGCACTCTTAATAACAAGTCagtttatttgaaatttattgATTTTTAACAATAGTATTTAAGATTATATTGAAAAGATAATTTACACTATAACATCAGTTCAACTATACTTGTATATAATTGCCATTTAGACAGTGCGCAAGGGTTAACAACATGCTCGTTTAGTACAAATCAGTCAAAAATGGAAGCACACATTCTTACATTAGATTGGTAATACAAGCAAAATGCATTTTAAAGTAATTGAAACGTGTCCCCGAAATAATTGCTTTAAGGAGTAGCAGTGTTCTTCCTACTTAATACTCTGAACATAAGGTCATTTATTTAGAAGAActgctttattttatttttcaagaaCCAATTAAAACAAAGCAAAATTACATTTACAGTGGTGCAAGCTAAATCATAATGTAAAAAGTTTATTTGACATCACAAGAAAATACGAAAAAAAATCCCAAGAtatgaatattattatatttccCTTTGCTAAAATAGTCACAAGTATTCTTAAAAACTGTaagatattttattataaacGGCATTTAAAACGCTTTGTATATAAATACACGCGATTTTAAACAATCTTAACAAAACGGTCTTTAGTCCAGTCGTGAGTATTGTTTAAATATTGTTATAACTGTATAGCACCAGTTTTGTTTTTGATCAAATAGctataaattattttacatCATAAAATGGATTctgattttaaattttcaattctttaaGAAAAGGAAGAGTACAAAACAGGTATCTTAATTACAgtacattgtataaaagaataataggTAATCCATAGACAAAGTTTTACTGAAAAGTCTTTGATTTGGCATAAAGCGCCATATATAATGCAAACAGTCCTAATATGTACTTACGTTTCTTCACATCCAACGTGGATGAATTTGATGGAAAGACCATTGCTGATATGTATTATTTACATCGCATGGCATTAAAGACAGTTGCTGAGTTTGCGGATGTAGTGCCATACATTTTTTATGCACTCTATGTAGAAGTGTTTTCGTTTTCTGCAAATagataaaattcaattattctCAAAGagaattttcattttatatagaAGCGTATACACATTACATCATTGGAATGCACCATAGCAGCtgctttgttaaaaatataaaaacagaGAAAATGATAAAATATAAACCTTCTAATTGAACAAAATGTTTTTGTTTCTACAAATGTGATCATGTATCTGCAGAGTGCAATAGTATATATTACTGACAATGAAACCCTTTACTTATTTACATAACAATACTTCAAAAGATATTTCATGCTCTATGACACTCACATGGCCGCATTCTTTCGACATTTTCAACGAAACAAAAACTATGAATCATCCTACTTATGCAATATACCTTGTAAAACTTACCTCATCGTATTGCCATGGACCATCTACAGTTCCTAGTCGACAGAATACAAATTTCACACCTTGCCCATCAGCAGATACACATCGTTCTCCTATACCTAATTGGCCTTTAGTATTTAACCTAACCAACTAAAAGATTATTACATAAATAATTACTTATACATGGATCCAACATCGCttacttaaaaataattttaaattacctGGTTATTACCAAATCCATGACAATGAGATGTAGCCATTAAGCTCGGAGGTGAATGACCCATTGTATCTAAACATGCTCCTGTTGCTACATTTCGCAACTGAAACataaaagagagaaagaaaaaataaattgtCTAGCGTTTCCGAATATTACATATTATATAAAACATTTTAGATTAAATAtaatgatataaaaaagataTTAATCTAGATACCAATATAATTACCTCTCCCCAGTGAATATTCGCTGGTAACTCAGGAAATTTATCAAAAACATCATAAGCTACATTTTCCATATACCATTGAAAACTTTTACACCTTTTTCGTTTTTTAAAAGCCAATTGCTCTGATATGTCACCATGATCAAGTAATCTTGCTAATGGTTCTCTTGTATAAAAGAATTCCTTATACTTATCATCGAACCATGTTTCAATAACTCTTTTATAGTTCTACaatgaaatgtataatttttATATCTACTAAAGGATTAGCACTTAGATTGAGCGCcacatatttaaatttaaatagaacTTTACTTTTAACTCTTtacttactatggttatcaatGGCCCTTTCTTTTTCTGAGCCAATTTACCAAATGTGTAAGGCATAAATCCTCTATATACATGACCAACATGTGAGCATGGTACCCAAAGAATACTTCCTCCACATTGCCATATTTTAAATGATAATTCAAAATTTTCTCCTCCCCATACAAGTAACCCTTCATCATATCCACCCAATGATAGAAAATATTCACGGTTTATTGCAAATAAACCACCAGCATGAGTAGGAGACCTAAATTAAGTTTTGCCTAATACTTACGTGTCACATAATTTTGTCTaacataaattttaaaaatgtatgtTTTACCATAAATTACCTATATGGCATGCTGTTATAAGGTCGTGTCTTTTGTTCTCTGGCAGGAAGTTCATTTTCTTTGTATAACATTCCCCATTCGAAAATGCCTCTATATAAATGTCCTTCTTGATATACTGGACGATATTCAAAAGTTTTATGATCAATACCATCTATTATAGGAACTGTCATTACAgttctaaaaatatttaaattataattatgtaattgACTATTATACAATATGAAAATTCTATGACAGAAAGAAAATTACCTATCGGCAGCTATTGGTGCTAGAAGAGGTGGTAACCAATTAACATTAACTTCGCAATGAGCATCCAAAAATACTATAACTTCACCTTTAGCCTCACGTGCACCACGTGATCTTGTTCTTATTAAACCTTGTCTTTCATAATTCCTTATTAACTTAACTTTtcctccccattgttcaatgtaAGATTCCAAGTCCCCTTTCAAGTTTTCTGTATAGAAGCTTGTTAATAATTTTCATACAATTGATACCAATTTTCTTTAATGCTGTGCAATAAAGATTATGTACCTTTATCGGAAAAATCATCTACAAGTAAAATTTCTTCCAAAAACTGAGGCGGAGTACGATTCATTACACTATGAACAGTTCTCATTAATACTGACCAGCCTTCATTATGAAATACTATTATTACACTAGTACGAGGAAGTACTTCTGGATAATTCCAATGTTTACATCTGTAAATCAAATATGTAATCTCAACCTGAAGAAAAACAGGTAAATGTGATAAGATAAATACTTACTCTGGCATTCTTGTATCAGGAACTGCTCTGTCCAATGAAATTTCATCCGAGCATACCATGTTCATACCATATTCAGATTCTGATTGTTGAATATCATTTTGTTGATCATCTCGCAAGATATGAGGCTTACCACCTTCTCCAGGTCCAGTTCTAATTGGTACATGCTGTGGTTCAAAGTTTCCTAGATCTTTTACTAAAACTGGAacctataatataatattaacatTCTATTCTTTGATTTTGCTtgctataaatattataa contains:
- the Pgant7 gene encoding N-acetylgalactosaminyltransferase 7 is translated as MRIVKLKRNRLFNIFIYCVLFLFILYAVINFFSEKPINSLKEYWVEGLKGKQVPVLVKDLGNFEPQHVPIRTGPGEGGKPHILRDDQQNDIQQSESEYGMNMVCSDEISLDRAVPDTRMPECKHWNYPEVLPRTSVIIVFHNEGWSVLMRTVHSVMNRTPPQFLEEILLVDDFSDKENLKGDLESYIEQWGGKVKLIRNYERQGLIRTRSRGAREAKGEVIVFLDAHCEVNVNWLPPLLAPIAADRTVMTVPIIDGIDHKTFEYRPVYQEGHLYRGIFEWGMLYKENELPAREQKTRPYNSMPYRSPTHAGGLFAINREYFLSLGGYDEGLLVWGGENFELSFKIWQCGGSILWVPCSHVGHVYRGFMPYTFGKLAQKKKGPLITINYKRVIETWFDDKYKEFFYTREPLARLLDHGDISEQLAFKKRKRCKSFQWYMENVAYDVFDKFPELPANIHWGELRNVATGACLDTMGHSPPSLMATSHCHGFGNNQLVRLNTKGQLGIGERCVSADGQGVKFVFCRLGTVDGPWQYDEKTKTLLHRVHKKCMALHPQTQQLSLMPCDVNNTYQQWSFHQIHPRWM